In a single window of the Acidobacteriaceae bacterium genome:
- a CDS encoding transglutaminase family protein, with amino-acid sequence MLIRSEFDIQFHLPYRTPVVAMLHVHPSLEPQLITAGELKVEHAGPGAENEAATELIVEEFIDRFGNRCSRFVAPPGAVRLIGKTVVNASETADPQGFGLPITPVEDLPPNVLEFLLPSRYCEVDRFAGIAHDLFGHFTPGWQQASAIRDWVHGKVTFNYATARPTKSAMDVFTERVGVCRDFQHLAVALSRCMNIPARYVTGYLGDIRVPYSGPGDFSAWYQVWLDGRWWDMDARHNEPRIGRILMAAGRDAADVAITTSFAVANLTHFYVASAEIGADGKAVALPPSQAAIQGEVQQHPGFK; translated from the coding sequence GTGTTGATCAGGTCAGAATTCGACATCCAGTTCCATCTTCCGTATCGCACACCGGTCGTGGCGATGCTGCACGTCCATCCCAGTCTCGAGCCGCAGTTGATCACAGCCGGCGAATTGAAGGTGGAGCATGCAGGACCTGGCGCGGAGAACGAAGCCGCAACCGAGCTGATCGTTGAAGAGTTCATCGATCGTTTCGGGAACCGGTGCTCGCGATTTGTTGCGCCTCCGGGGGCTGTTCGGCTGATCGGAAAGACCGTTGTAAATGCGAGCGAGACAGCTGATCCGCAAGGTTTCGGCCTGCCTATCACGCCGGTCGAGGATCTGCCGCCGAACGTGCTCGAGTTTCTGCTCCCGAGCCGCTACTGCGAGGTTGATCGCTTTGCGGGAATCGCGCATGACCTCTTCGGACATTTCACCCCTGGTTGGCAACAGGCTTCTGCGATCCGCGATTGGGTGCACGGAAAAGTCACGTTCAACTACGCGACCGCGCGCCCGACGAAGAGTGCTATGGATGTCTTCACCGAACGCGTTGGGGTGTGCCGCGACTTTCAGCATTTGGCAGTGGCGCTCTCGCGGTGCATGAACATACCGGCCCGCTATGTGACCGGATATCTTGGCGACATCCGCGTACCGTATAGCGGGCCGGGAGATTTCAGCGCGTGGTATCAGGTGTGGCTCGACGGACGCTGGTGGGACATGGACGCTCGACACAACGAGCCGAGAATCGGACGCATTCTGATGGCGGCCGGGAGAGATGCAGCTGACGTAGCGATCACCACGAGCTTCGCTGTCGCGAACCTTACGCATTTCTACGTGGCATCGGCCGAGATTGGCGCCGATGGCAAGGCGGTTGCACTGCCTCCATCGCAGGCAGCGATTCAGGGCGAGGTTCAGCAGCACCCTGGATTCAAATAG
- a CDS encoding TonB-dependent receptor — MPLLRWCLSAFLVSGSCFAGMSLDAQSSDAPATLSGTVSDPSGARIQRASVHVHGDNLDRDTATNDSGSYTVTLPGGDYTLTVRSPGFRSLSRDTQLEPGNHRNLNFKLSIDAAEEIISVGPIAAASDQEGSLNLSANQLSVLSEDPNTLREELTAMAGSGVGPGGPEFLIDGFSNGQIPPKSAIRSIHINNDPYSAVYDHAGFGRVEIETQAGGNQLHGMLDIGGTDSAFNSQNPFTTTTEPSYHQLLFRGNVGGPIGKVTSYFVAGTSNDLQNNAIVNAVDPLAPQATVSEAIPDPLHDDDYSFRLDHRFSQANQINGRYEIHRLNQTNGGVGLLVLPTEGYTSHSLTQTLQLADSEIFNPKIVNDLRFQYIRTRLTQDPNSMQPTIIVEGSFAGGGSPTQQMRDNQDQYELQENLSIDRGRHFIRAGLRYRLLRESNDSQAGYNGQYIFPDVASYEAGEPTQFALTAGQSSAAVSTGDFGLYAEDEWKLTRRFTLDYGLRYETQSAVPDHNDPAPRAGFVWAIGSKAAKAPFVTLRGGAGLFYQRLTPANLLPSVRQNGISQTAYFVQNPGFYDPNSVPPVSSLKATEPTIYSLDPHFATASTLVSSISAERMIGHIGTIAATFLEANGRHQYLLLNANAPLPGSDVRPLGVSENVYQLTPEGTGHERMFFSNFNLKPSRRFFLFGLYVAERDNSDSNGPSSFASNPYNIRQDYGRDDTDLAQNFFMGAGVNLPYGLAVQPFVSTRSGRPFNITTGSDLNGDTIYNDRPAFATDLSRPSVVRTAYGNFDTNPLPTQTIIPYNYGRGPALAWVDLQLTEALHIGPRPAMKAAPQNAGGATPQRTHPERPWTLNFSVEAQNLFNRVNPSLPVGVLSSPLFGRSLSIATDFSPLTAASRTILLHSTFTF, encoded by the coding sequence ATGCCGCTTCTGCGTTGGTGTCTTAGTGCGTTTCTGGTTTCGGGCTCCTGTTTTGCCGGCATGTCATTAGACGCGCAAAGCTCTGATGCCCCAGCCACGCTCTCAGGTACAGTCAGCGATCCTTCCGGCGCCCGGATTCAACGCGCCTCTGTGCATGTTCACGGCGACAATCTGGATCGCGATACCGCGACTAACGATTCAGGCTCCTACACGGTTACGCTTCCCGGCGGCGACTATACGCTGACCGTACGGTCTCCGGGCTTTCGTTCGCTGAGCCGGGATACCCAACTGGAGCCTGGTAATCATCGGAACTTGAACTTCAAGCTGTCGATCGACGCCGCCGAAGAGATTATCAGCGTTGGGCCAATAGCTGCAGCGAGCGATCAGGAGGGGTCCCTCAACCTCTCGGCCAATCAGCTAAGTGTTCTCTCCGAGGACCCCAACACGCTACGCGAGGAACTCACCGCGATGGCGGGAAGCGGTGTGGGGCCGGGCGGACCTGAGTTCCTCATTGATGGCTTCAGTAACGGCCAGATACCGCCGAAGTCCGCCATCCGCTCCATTCACATCAATAATGATCCCTACTCAGCCGTCTACGATCACGCGGGCTTTGGAAGGGTCGAGATTGAGACACAGGCGGGCGGTAACCAGCTTCATGGCATGCTCGATATCGGGGGGACCGACAGCGCGTTTAACTCGCAGAATCCCTTCACTACCACAACAGAGCCGTCGTACCACCAACTTCTCTTTCGCGGTAATGTTGGTGGCCCAATCGGAAAGGTCACGTCGTACTTCGTTGCGGGCACCAGCAATGATCTCCAGAACAATGCAATCGTGAATGCGGTTGATCCACTGGCGCCTCAGGCAACAGTGTCCGAGGCCATCCCGGATCCGCTGCATGATGACGACTACAGCTTCCGCCTCGATCACCGCTTCTCGCAAGCGAATCAGATCAATGGACGCTACGAGATTCACCGCCTGAACCAGACAAACGGCGGCGTAGGTTTGCTGGTTCTGCCGACGGAAGGTTATACCAGCCACTCCCTCACGCAGACGCTGCAACTGGCTGATAGTGAGATATTCAACCCGAAGATCGTCAATGATCTCCGGTTCCAGTACATCCGTACCCGGCTGACGCAGGACCCCAACAGCATGCAGCCAACGATCATCGTCGAAGGTTCATTCGCTGGTGGCGGATCGCCGACGCAGCAGATGCGCGATAACCAGGACCAGTATGAACTGCAGGAGAATCTCTCCATCGATCGCGGGCGTCATTTCATCCGCGCGGGGCTGCGGTATCGTCTGCTTCGTGAGAGCAACGACTCACAGGCCGGCTACAACGGGCAATACATCTTTCCGGATGTAGCTTCCTATGAAGCCGGAGAACCCACGCAGTTCGCTTTGACCGCCGGCCAGTCGAGCGCCGCTGTCAGCACAGGTGATTTCGGTTTGTATGCCGAAGACGAGTGGAAGCTGACGCGCAGATTCACATTGGATTACGGCCTTCGTTATGAAACGCAGTCCGCGGTTCCGGACCACAACGATCCCGCTCCACGTGCCGGCTTCGTGTGGGCGATCGGGAGCAAGGCGGCGAAGGCTCCATTTGTGACATTGAGAGGAGGAGCGGGGCTCTTCTATCAGCGTCTTACCCCCGCGAATCTCTTGCCGTCCGTCCGGCAGAACGGCATCAGCCAGACCGCTTACTTCGTCCAGAACCCCGGCTTCTACGATCCCAACTCGGTGCCACCAGTCTCCTCACTCAAGGCGACCGAGCCGACAATCTACAGTCTTGATCCGCACTTCGCTACGGCGAGCACGCTCGTCAGCAGCATCAGTGCGGAACGCATGATTGGCCATATCGGCACGATCGCCGCGACCTTTCTCGAGGCCAACGGAAGGCACCAGTATCTTCTGCTGAATGCGAACGCACCATTGCCGGGCAGCGATGTCCGGCCGCTTGGAGTCAGCGAGAACGTCTACCAACTCACGCCTGAGGGAACGGGACACGAGCGGATGTTCTTCAGCAATTTCAATCTCAAGCCAAGCCGGCGGTTCTTCCTCTTCGGTTTGTACGTTGCGGAGCGCGACAACAGCGACTCCAATGGGCCATCGTCGTTCGCCTCAAACCCGTACAACATCCGGCAGGATTATGGGAGGGACGACACGGATCTTGCTCAGAACTTTTTCATGGGCGCCGGCGTGAATCTTCCATATGGCCTCGCTGTTCAGCCGTTCGTCTCAACACGCAGCGGCCGTCCGTTCAACATCACGACCGGCAGCGACCTGAACGGCGACACGATCTACAACGACCGCCCAGCCTTCGCGACGGATCTCTCGAGGCCATCGGTGGTCCGCACAGCGTACGGAAACTTCGATACGAACCCGCTGCCGACGCAAACGATCATCCCTTATAACTACGGCCGCGGGCCGGCGCTTGCATGGGTGGATCTGCAGCTAACCGAAGCGCTTCATATTGGTCCTCGGCCAGCGATGAAAGCTGCTCCGCAAAATGCTGGAGGAGCAACTCCGCAGCGGACTCATCCGGAGCGCCCGTGGACACTGAACTTTTCCGTGGAAGCGCAGAATCTCTTCAACCGCGTGAACCCGTCGCTGCCGGTCGGCGTGCTTTCATCGCCGCTGTTCGGGCGTTCGCTGTCGATCGCGACCGACTTCAGTCCCCTCACAGCGGCGAGCCGCACCATTTTGCTGCACTCGACGTTTACGTTCTAA
- the ada gene encoding bifunctional DNA-binding transcriptional regulator/O6-methylguanine-DNA methyltransferase Ada — protein MPKPRVHRATMMDNEVAWQQVLAREASAEGSFVYAVQSTGIYCRPGCPSRHPARQNVRFFHTCEQAEAAGFRACLRCEPTHLGGRTEPHSHAITRAAQMLREAADEPISLDSVAQAVGLSRFALLRGFQRVLGVTPTEFARAQRRERFRQKVREPAASVTEALYAAGFGSSSRLYQNSESAFGMRPSTMKAHGAGETIRWSTADSPLGRVLVATTDRGLCAVLFADSDKQAERELEARFAKATLQRDDSGLGQALPFVLSHLTESASAASLPFDVRATSFQHRVWEALRAIPRGETRTYSQIAQTIGAPKAVRAVGAACGANPLAVVVPCHRAVGADGRLTGYRWGVERKRRLLAMEGSCPVEATD, from the coding sequence ATGCCGAAGCCTAGGGTGCACAGAGCGACCATGATGGACAACGAAGTCGCGTGGCAGCAAGTACTTGCCAGAGAGGCGAGCGCCGAAGGATCGTTCGTTTACGCGGTGCAATCGACTGGAATCTATTGCCGGCCCGGCTGCCCAAGCCGTCATCCCGCACGACAGAATGTCCGGTTCTTCCATACATGTGAGCAGGCAGAGGCTGCCGGGTTCCGCGCCTGTCTGCGTTGTGAGCCCACGCACTTGGGCGGCCGCACCGAGCCTCACTCGCATGCGATTACCCGCGCCGCACAGATGCTGCGCGAGGCGGCCGACGAACCCATTTCTCTGGATTCAGTCGCGCAGGCTGTTGGTCTGAGCCGGTTCGCGCTGCTTAGAGGATTCCAGCGTGTGCTCGGTGTCACGCCAACCGAGTTCGCGAGGGCTCAACGCCGCGAGCGTTTTCGACAGAAGGTGCGCGAGCCTGCTGCCTCCGTCACTGAGGCGTTGTATGCTGCTGGTTTCGGCTCGTCGAGCCGGCTATATCAAAATTCGGAGAGCGCATTCGGTATGCGACCCTCGACGATGAAAGCTCACGGCGCAGGCGAAACGATCCGGTGGTCGACGGCGGACTCGCCGCTCGGACGCGTGCTGGTCGCGACGACCGATCGCGGACTTTGCGCTGTGCTCTTCGCAGACTCCGACAAACAAGCCGAGCGAGAGTTGGAAGCGCGCTTCGCGAAAGCGACATTGCAACGGGATGACTCTGGCCTCGGCCAGGCCCTGCCGTTCGTGCTTTCGCATCTGACGGAGAGCGCGAGCGCCGCTTCCCTGCCCTTCGACGTACGCGCAACATCCTTCCAACATCGCGTCTGGGAAGCTCTGCGCGCAATCCCGCGCGGCGAAACCCGAACTTACTCCCAGATTGCGCAGACAATCGGCGCACCGAAAGCAGTGCGTGCAGTTGGTGCTGCGTGTGGCGCCAACCCGCTGGCCGTTGTCGTCCCATGTCATCGGGCAGTGGGTGCGGACGGACGGCTGACCGGATATCGTTGGGGCGTCGAGCGGAAGCGACGCCTGTTGGCGATGGAAGGCAGCTGCCCAGTTGAAGCGACGGACTGA
- a CDS encoding trypsin-like peptidase domain-containing protein, with translation MKLRSVLLVLFILCGFYLLTTHFFPIGTIAHLVQGAQAPDITTSTLNGPMGTFKLTETEAAPTLDAEEEQNISVYKRALPSVVNITSTQVAYDFFYQPVPEQGQGSGFIIDKQGHILTNNHVVEGAQSVEVALSDKKRYKATVLGTDKAHDIALLQITNAPDLQPAVLADSSHLAVGQRVYAIGNPFGFQGTMTRGIISALRSVELPSGVKIDNAIQTDAAVNPGNSGGPLLNSHGEVIGITTMIAGNPNGGVAQSAGIGFAIPISTAKAVLDDFARYGRVRRPSMDVVTLEISPDLAQQIGLPADYGVLIERVLPGGAADRAGLRGGSQRAYLGFTPIVLGGDFITKIDGQDITNKQDLSNALNAHHAGDTIIVTVFRGQRQFDVKVTLSDATQQPTNGQET, from the coding sequence ATGAAGCTGCGTTCCGTCCTGCTGGTTCTATTCATCTTGTGTGGGTTTTATCTGCTGACCACACATTTTTTCCCGATCGGTACGATTGCCCACCTGGTGCAAGGCGCGCAGGCTCCGGACATAACCACCTCGACCTTGAATGGCCCCATGGGAACCTTCAAGCTGACCGAGACCGAGGCGGCGCCCACGCTCGATGCGGAAGAAGAGCAGAATATCTCCGTTTACAAGCGCGCGCTGCCGTCCGTCGTGAACATCACCTCGACGCAGGTGGCCTATGACTTCTTCTACCAGCCTGTTCCGGAGCAAGGACAGGGCTCGGGGTTCATCATCGACAAGCAAGGCCACATCCTCACGAACAACCACGTCGTTGAGGGCGCACAATCGGTCGAAGTCGCGCTTTCTGACAAGAAGAGGTACAAGGCGACTGTGCTGGGCACAGACAAGGCTCACGACATCGCCTTGCTTCAGATCACCAACGCTCCCGATCTGCAGCCCGCGGTCCTCGCCGACTCCTCTCACCTTGCGGTGGGCCAGCGCGTGTATGCGATCGGCAATCCGTTCGGCTTTCAGGGAACGATGACCCGCGGCATCATCTCCGCACTGCGCTCCGTCGAGTTGCCGTCCGGAGTGAAGATCGACAACGCAATCCAGACCGACGCAGCCGTCAACCCTGGCAACTCCGGTGGCCCGCTTCTGAACTCACACGGTGAGGTCATCGGCATCACCACGATGATTGCGGGAAACCCTAACGGCGGTGTCGCGCAGTCGGCCGGCATTGGCTTCGCGATTCCAATCTCAACCGCAAAGGCTGTGCTCGATGACTTCGCGCGCTACGGCCGCGTGAGACGGCCCTCCATGGACGTCGTCACACTCGAGATCAGCCCCGATCTCGCGCAGCAGATTGGCCTTCCCGCAGACTATGGTGTGCTGATTGAGCGCGTTCTTCCGGGTGGTGCTGCGGACCGTGCAGGACTGCGCGGCGGATCACAGCGCGCCTATCTCGGCTTTACACCGATTGTCCTTGGAGGCGACTTCATCACCAAGATCGACGGACAGGACATTACCAACAAGCAGGACCTTTCGAACGCGCTGAATGCGCATCACGCCGGAGACACGATCATTGTGACAGTATTCCGCGGCCAGCGGCAATTCGATGTGAAGGTCACGCTCTCCGATGCAACGCAGCAGCCGACAAATGGTCAGGAGACCTAG
- a CDS encoding TonB-dependent receptor, whose translation MSRSFVKALSVAVVAVVFLLCPATQATAQTSATGNITGTVTDPTGAAVPGATVTITNNDTNVSRTIKTNDVGAYTVPFLIPGNYEVFATGTGFGKIDRQHLVLTVGSTLTVDATLPAGSVAEAVEVTTEPPILDPEVTAVNTTIDSHVIANMPVNSRNWDTFVLLAPNVVPDGGSGLVAFHGISGLYNSNYVDGASNNQMLFSEARGRASGAPYVYSLDSIREFQAETADYSAEFGQAAGGVVNAVTKSGTDHIHGDLFYYLRYPGLNALDPYSKWSALHNNGNPFLLTQPIHQQHQFGGSVGGPLIKDKLFGFFTYDGFRQVGKVLYYSTATISPTAAGTSTSTSVISPTQCPAISASQCSSAITFLLQLAGYTANGAPAAPPSRFSKENLFFPRLDYQPTEKDHIFADFNFADFDRSNGYAPNPTYSNSSVSTNGPTSYHERFVVANWTHAFTSSSVNEVRFQWGRDLETAGANAPGPSVTLGSLTAYGMPNALPRIAEPDETRWQGTDVFSLNKGHHSFKFGGDINVVHEIMINLFQGGGLYNYSGANATVNFQNWAADAFAGQAGDTVANAGKLYTSFTQTIDAINGPTAAAGGDNFYMHLYDGFAEDSWKLRSNVTLNAGLRYDLQLTPNPPHPNTSSPLAAEYNQTIKNIADRIQPRIGLSWQPYQGTVVRAGYGLFSALNQGSTYYAMRVENGVYQINYSAGTGGVAKIVTFPDVLYPVPNVDPSISNALIPSGGNVPKAENPFPTSTSPVLTSGFHGLSPTFVPPLSHEADLSVEQQLPGRFTLRVGYVGTRAEHLPVFLDANLVGQTPHASRTYKVTGYNGSVTNYTLPFYLSTDRINTSISSLNTGFSVANLWYHSLATELRRNYQNGLEVVVNETWSHSRDDDQVQGAFGTFYGGNPVLDPNNLKAEYGNSDIDLRNRFTGTVVYQSHLYQSNWAFKNIINPFTFSGAYVAQTGQPVVAGVGGFPSGGDLGGPTGGTMSSSSGAGTAGRPFYIGRNSQFGPGVQDLDMRVGRDVPIHEAIHLQFFVEAFNLANHRIITGVNSTYSSYVAPSATCAAGPVPSGSTFGGCYVPYVSATQAFNTPSSTSNLLYGPRQLQVSAKLFF comes from the coding sequence ATGTCGCGGAGTTTTGTGAAGGCACTCAGCGTGGCCGTTGTGGCGGTCGTGTTTCTACTTTGTCCGGCTACGCAAGCAACAGCCCAGACGTCAGCCACGGGCAACATCACCGGTACGGTAACGGACCCCACCGGTGCCGCCGTTCCTGGGGCAACCGTCACGATTACCAACAACGACACCAACGTCTCCCGCACGATCAAGACGAATGATGTCGGCGCGTACACGGTTCCGTTTCTCATCCCGGGGAACTACGAAGTGTTCGCGACAGGAACTGGCTTCGGCAAGATTGATCGCCAGCATCTCGTTCTGACGGTAGGCTCCACGCTCACCGTTGATGCCACCCTTCCGGCGGGCAGCGTGGCGGAGGCTGTCGAGGTCACCACCGAACCTCCGATCCTCGATCCCGAGGTGACTGCGGTCAACACCACCATTGACAGTCACGTAATCGCAAACATGCCGGTCAATTCGCGCAACTGGGACACCTTCGTGCTGCTCGCGCCCAACGTCGTTCCTGACGGCGGGTCGGGGTTGGTGGCGTTCCATGGCATCTCCGGTCTCTACAACAGCAACTATGTCGACGGCGCGAGCAACAACCAGATGCTCTTCTCCGAAGCGCGCGGCCGCGCCTCGGGTGCGCCATATGTCTACTCGCTTGACTCGATCCGCGAGTTCCAGGCGGAGACTGCGGACTACTCCGCCGAATTCGGTCAGGCTGCCGGAGGCGTCGTGAACGCCGTCACCAAGTCCGGTACCGACCATATCCATGGCGACCTCTTCTACTACCTACGCTACCCCGGTCTGAACGCTCTCGATCCTTACTCCAAATGGTCGGCGCTGCACAACAACGGGAACCCGTTCCTGCTGACGCAACCGATTCATCAACAGCATCAGTTCGGCGGTTCGGTCGGTGGACCGCTCATCAAGGACAAGCTTTTCGGCTTCTTCACCTATGACGGCTTCCGCCAAGTCGGCAAGGTGCTCTACTATTCCACGGCGACGATCTCGCCAACCGCTGCCGGCACCTCCACCTCGACGAGCGTGATTTCGCCCACGCAGTGCCCGGCGATTAGCGCGTCCCAGTGCAGCTCCGCTATCACATTCCTGTTGCAGCTTGCGGGTTACACGGCGAATGGCGCACCAGCGGCGCCGCCAAGCCGCTTCTCGAAGGAGAATCTGTTCTTCCCGCGTCTGGACTATCAGCCGACTGAGAAGGACCACATCTTCGCTGACTTCAACTTCGCGGACTTCGATCGCAGCAACGGTTATGCACCGAATCCGACCTACTCGAACTCGTCGGTCAGTACTAACGGACCCACCAGTTATCACGAGCGGTTCGTCGTCGCCAACTGGACCCACGCCTTCACTTCAAGCAGTGTGAACGAAGTCCGTTTTCAGTGGGGACGCGATCTGGAGACCGCGGGAGCCAATGCCCCGGGACCGAGCGTCACGCTGGGCAGCCTCACAGCCTACGGCATGCCTAATGCGCTTCCGCGCATCGCCGAGCCTGATGAGACTCGCTGGCAGGGAACCGATGTCTTCAGTTTGAACAAAGGCCACCACTCGTTCAAGTTCGGTGGCGACATCAATGTCGTCCACGAGATCATGATCAACCTCTTCCAGGGCGGAGGGCTCTACAACTACTCTGGTGCAAATGCCACAGTGAACTTCCAGAACTGGGCTGCGGACGCATTCGCAGGCCAGGCGGGTGACACCGTGGCCAATGCCGGCAAGCTCTACACGAGCTTTACCCAGACCATCGACGCCATCAACGGCCCGACCGCAGCCGCAGGCGGCGATAACTTCTACATGCATCTGTACGACGGCTTCGCTGAGGACTCCTGGAAGCTCCGTTCTAACGTCACTCTCAATGCCGGCTTACGTTACGATCTTCAGCTGACCCCAAACCCTCCGCACCCCAACACCAGCAGCCCGCTCGCCGCTGAATACAACCAGACGATCAAGAACATTGCCGACCGTATTCAGCCGCGCATCGGCCTGTCATGGCAGCCATATCAAGGTACGGTCGTACGCGCCGGTTATGGCCTCTTCTCCGCGTTGAATCAGGGCTCTACCTACTACGCTATGCGCGTAGAAAACGGCGTCTACCAAATCAACTACTCGGCTGGTACGGGCGGTGTGGCAAAGATCGTCACCTTTCCTGATGTCCTTTATCCCGTGCCCAACGTAGATCCCTCGATCTCGAATGCGCTAATACCTTCCGGCGGCAACGTGCCGAAGGCGGAGAACCCATTCCCGACGAGTACCTCGCCTGTGCTCACCTCAGGTTTCCATGGCCTTTCGCCTACTTTCGTTCCGCCTCTCTCGCATGAGGCGGATCTGAGTGTCGAACAGCAGCTTCCCGGCCGCTTCACCCTGAGAGTCGGCTATGTAGGCACGCGCGCCGAACACCTGCCGGTCTTCCTGGACGCCAACCTGGTCGGTCAGACGCCGCACGCTTCGCGCACGTACAAGGTCACCGGCTATAACGGCTCTGTGACGAATTACACGCTTCCGTTCTACCTGTCCACGGACCGCATCAACACGTCGATCTCATCGCTCAACACCGGCTTCTCCGTAGCGAATCTCTGGTATCACTCGCTGGCGACGGAACTTCGCCGCAATTATCAGAACGGGCTCGAGGTGGTGGTCAACGAGACCTGGTCGCACTCGCGTGATGATGACCAGGTACAGGGTGCCTTTGGCACCTTCTATGGGGGCAATCCAGTCCTGGACCCGAACAACCTCAAGGCCGAGTACGGCAACAGCGATATCGATCTCCGCAACCGCTTCACGGGGACGGTGGTCTATCAGTCGCATCTTTACCAGTCCAACTGGGCCTTTAAAAACATCATCAACCCCTTCACCTTTTCGGGCGCGTACGTCGCACAGACCGGGCAGCCGGTCGTTGCGGGAGTCGGTGGTTTTCCGAGCGGCGGCGACCTCGGTGGGCCCACGGGGGGAACCATGAGCTCCAGCTCGGGCGCCGGAACCGCAGGTCGGCCGTTTTACATCGGTCGCAACTCGCAGTTCGGCCCTGGTGTGCAGGATCTCGACATGCGCGTGGGACGTGATGTTCCCATCCACGAAGCTATCCACCTGCAGTTTTTTGTGGAGGCGTTCAACCTTGCGAATCATCGCATCATCACTGGCGTGAACAGCACATATTCCAGCTATGTTGCGCCGAGCGCCACCTGCGCGGCGGGTCCGGTACCCAGTGGATCCACCTTCGGTGGCTGCTACGTCCCGTATGTCTCGGCGACGCAGGCGTTCAATACTCCGTCCAGCACCAGCAACCTGCTGTACGGTCCGCGCCAACTGCAGGTCTCGGCGAAGCTGTTCTTCTAA
- a CDS encoding DUF2237 domain-containing protein: protein METRYGSVQKNVLGQPLETCGSEPMTGFFRDGCCKTGPEDLGMHTVCCVVTEEFLSVSKQLGNDLSTPMPQFGFPGLRPGDRWCVCAARWLQVQRAGAACPVVLEATHEATLEVVPFEVLLQYAVIPETLH from the coding sequence ATGGAAACGCGCTACGGTTCTGTGCAGAAGAATGTGCTGGGTCAGCCGCTGGAGACGTGTGGCTCTGAGCCGATGACGGGTTTCTTCCGCGACGGCTGCTGTAAGACCGGGCCAGAAGACCTGGGGATGCACACTGTCTGCTGTGTCGTGACAGAGGAGTTTCTGAGCGTTTCAAAGCAGCTGGGGAATGACCTTTCGACTCCAATGCCGCAGTTTGGCTTCCCGGGGCTGAGGCCGGGCGACCGTTGGTGCGTGTGCGCCGCGAGGTGGCTGCAGGTGCAGCGGGCTGGGGCGGCCTGTCCCGTGGTTCTTGAAGCGACCCACGAGGCGACGCTGGAGGTCGTGCCTTTCGAGGTGCTGCTGCAGTATGCGGTGATTCCCGAGACGCTTCACTGA